Proteins co-encoded in one Tachysurus fulvidraco isolate hzauxx_2018 chromosome 17, HZAU_PFXX_2.0, whole genome shotgun sequence genomic window:
- the fgfbp1a gene encoding fibroblast growth factor-binding protein 1, translating to MMACLKAFTLILICVCILQQLLQVNTQVKKGRGKKNQYSLSPKPKALPHNPKKSSSKNPNVDAVLFKSRFVKEDGMRCTWAATESSIEDGVAFVLSITCKKGTVLHCEYTAKPRLCPEITSNIDAFWKQISRSLKNQNKLCRDTKALIRARMCRMAPKGAHFALKTPPKVLPTPASKNSSCPNLHNREKMAEEYCGSSWSSFCTFFFALVETEDC from the coding sequence ATGATGGCATGTTTAAAAGCCTTCACCCTGATTCTTATCTGTGTCTGCATTCTGCAGCAATTGCTGCAAGTGAATACTCAGGTGAAGAAgggaagaggaaagaaaaatcaGTACAGCCTGTCCCCAAAGCCAAAAGCACTTCCTCATAATCCTAAAAAGAGTAGCTCAAAAAACCCAAATGTTGACGCCGTCCTATTCAAAAGCCGGTTTGTGAAAGAAGACGGGATGCGGTGCACGTGGGCAGCCACAGAAAGCAGCATTGAAGATGGTGTTGCATTTGTCTTGAGCATCACATGCAAAAAAGGCACTGTACTCCACTGCGAGTACACAGCTAAACCCAGGCTGTGTCCTGAAATCACATCCAACATTGATGCATTCTGGAAGCAGATCAGCCGCTCCCTCAAGAATCAGAACAAGTTATGTCGTGACACCAAAGCTCTGATCAGAGCCAGAATGTGCAGAATGGCACCTAAGGGTGCACACTTTGCTCTCAAAACCCCACCAAAGGTCCTCCCTACACCTGCAAGCAAGAACAGTTCATGCCCAAACCTTCATAATAGAGAAAAAATGGCTGAGGAGTATTGTGGCAGCTCCTGGTCTTCATTCTGTACCTTCTTCTTTGCTTTGGTTGAGACTGAGGATTGCTGA
- the anxa5a gene encoding annexin A5a isoform X2 yields MAYRGSVRPFVHFNAKQDADILRKAMKGIGTDEDTILMLLPTRSNEQRQEIKAAYKKAHGKDLVKDLKSELGGKLEDLIMALMFPPRVYDADLLHAAIKGAGTDDKVLIEILASRTPEQLKEIIKIYKKEHGGKLEKDIMGDTSGHYQRLLLMLLQGEREEGVDESRVEKDAKELFAAGAKKVGTDEEKFVNILGKRSIDHLRQMFDVYKKIAGCDIEESICGEFTGNLEALLLAVVKCVKSVPGYFAYSLRDSLRRAGTDDETLIRIMVSRSEEDMLDIRAQYKKVYGESLYRAIQDDTDGDYGKALLYLCGGDD; encoded by the exons ATG GCTTACCGAGGAAGTGTGAGACCCTTTGTGCACTTCAATGCCAAGCAGGATGCTGATATCTTACGAAAAGCCATGAAAGGAATTG GCACGGATGAAGATACAATCCTCATGCTCTTACCCACCCGGAGCAATGAGCAGAGACAAGAGATCAAGGCAGCTTATAAGAAAGCGCATGGCAAA gACCTGGTGAAAGACCTGAAGTCTGAGCTGGGAGGGAAGTTAGAGGACCTGATCATGGCTCTGATGTTTCCCCCACGTGTCTATGATGCTGATCTGCTCCATGCGGCCATCAAG GGAGCTGGAACTGATGATAAAGTTCTGATTGAGATCCTGGCCTCCAGAACACCTGAACAGTTAAAGGAGATCATCAAGATATACAAGAaag AGCATGGAGGCAAGCTGGAGAAGGACATCATGGGAGATACGTCTGGACACTATCAGAGACTGCTGCTGATGCTTTTACAG ggagagagggaggagggagtgGATGAAAGCAGAGTGGAGAAAGACGCCAAG GAATTGTTCGCTGCCGGTGCGAAGAAAGTTGGCACGGATGAAGAAAAGTTCGTCAACATCTTGGGCAAGAGGAGCATCGATCACCTGAGGCAAA TGTTCGATGTGTATAAAAAGATTGCTGGCTGTGACATCGAAGAGAGTATTTGCGGGGAGTTTACTGGCAATCTCGAGGCATTGCTTCTGGCAGTGG TGAAATGTGTGAAAAGTGTCCCGGGATATTTTGCTTACTCCCTACGTGACTCTTTGAGG CGTGCTGGCACTGATGACGAAACTCTTATCAGGATTATGGTGTCGAGGAGTGAGGAGGACATGCTGGACATCAGAGCCCAGTACAAGAAGGTGTATGGAGAATCACTGTACCGTGCCATACAG gaTGACACTGATGGTGATTACGGAAAGGCTCTGCTTTACCTCTGTGGTGGAGATGATTAa
- the anxa5a gene encoding annexin A5a isoform X1 — translation MKTSAAFKDLRSRTGERESNRFYTSGILESSLMAYRGSVRPFVHFNAKQDADILRKAMKGIGTDEDTILMLLPTRSNEQRQEIKAAYKKAHGKDLVKDLKSELGGKLEDLIMALMFPPRVYDADLLHAAIKGAGTDDKVLIEILASRTPEQLKEIIKIYKKEHGGKLEKDIMGDTSGHYQRLLLMLLQGEREEGVDESRVEKDAKELFAAGAKKVGTDEEKFVNILGKRSIDHLRQMFDVYKKIAGCDIEESICGEFTGNLEALLLAVVKCVKSVPGYFAYSLRDSLRRAGTDDETLIRIMVSRSEEDMLDIRAQYKKVYGESLYRAIQDDTDGDYGKALLYLCGGDD, via the exons ATGAAAACTAGTGCAGCGTTTAAAGATCTGCGCTCGCGCACAGGTGAGAGGGAGAGCAACAG attttacaCATCAGGAATCTTGGAATCTTCACTCATG GCTTACCGAGGAAGTGTGAGACCCTTTGTGCACTTCAATGCCAAGCAGGATGCTGATATCTTACGAAAAGCCATGAAAGGAATTG GCACGGATGAAGATACAATCCTCATGCTCTTACCCACCCGGAGCAATGAGCAGAGACAAGAGATCAAGGCAGCTTATAAGAAAGCGCATGGCAAA gACCTGGTGAAAGACCTGAAGTCTGAGCTGGGAGGGAAGTTAGAGGACCTGATCATGGCTCTGATGTTTCCCCCACGTGTCTATGATGCTGATCTGCTCCATGCGGCCATCAAG GGAGCTGGAACTGATGATAAAGTTCTGATTGAGATCCTGGCCTCCAGAACACCTGAACAGTTAAAGGAGATCATCAAGATATACAAGAaag AGCATGGAGGCAAGCTGGAGAAGGACATCATGGGAGATACGTCTGGACACTATCAGAGACTGCTGCTGATGCTTTTACAG ggagagagggaggagggagtgGATGAAAGCAGAGTGGAGAAAGACGCCAAG GAATTGTTCGCTGCCGGTGCGAAGAAAGTTGGCACGGATGAAGAAAAGTTCGTCAACATCTTGGGCAAGAGGAGCATCGATCACCTGAGGCAAA TGTTCGATGTGTATAAAAAGATTGCTGGCTGTGACATCGAAGAGAGTATTTGCGGGGAGTTTACTGGCAATCTCGAGGCATTGCTTCTGGCAGTGG TGAAATGTGTGAAAAGTGTCCCGGGATATTTTGCTTACTCCCTACGTGACTCTTTGAGG CGTGCTGGCACTGATGACGAAACTCTTATCAGGATTATGGTGTCGAGGAGTGAGGAGGACATGCTGGACATCAGAGCCCAGTACAAGAAGGTGTATGGAGAATCACTGTACCGTGCCATACAG gaTGACACTGATGGTGATTACGGAAAGGCTCTGCTTTACCTCTGTGGTGGAGATGATTAa
- the LOC125139124 gene encoding small integral membrane protein 43-like, with protein sequence MPAPRRFLVASTSMPLEMGWGWNICVYLGLLTLLLLLMGLLLWMVLKQLRNSVGNTAMQSGRSFREPHFGNGRRFRF encoded by the coding sequence ATGCCTGCCCCGAGACGCTTCCTGGTTGCCTCCACCTCTATGCCACTTGAGATGGGATGGGGCTggaatatatgtgtgtatcttGGACTTCTTACCCTCCTTCTTCTGCTGATGGGACTCCTGCTGTGGATGGTGCTGAAGCAGCTAAGGAACTCTGTGGGAAATACAGCTATGCAGTCCGGCCGCTCATTCAGGGAGCCACACTTTGGAAATGGCAGAAGATTCAGGTTCTAA
- the bbs7 gene encoding Bardet-Biedl syndrome 7 protein isoform X1, protein MELNLKHVDYLQVGVTSPKTMKILPAVGRKATQKVAVADHDGVVNCFGMKKGEAVPVFRSLPGQKISRLELGGALGTPQEKIFVCSGSEVRGYTKKGKQFLSFGANLTESINAMRVSGSDLFVCASYIYNHYCDCKDQDYFLSGDKINDIVCLPVETVGRTVPVLACQDRVLRILQGSELLYAFEISGPPSVLEPHNRDGGKDGEEVLYGTADGKMGLVQLSRSAPLPKWEVGNEKKKGGILCIDTFDILGDGVKDILVGRDDGAVEIYGLDNSNEPTLRFETVLTESVTSIQGGCVGKESYDEVVTTTYTGWVSGLSTEPQQMEAGPGDEVKMSRETQAKVVALRAELEQLQVKVMQGREKYQQSSQSNTAVSTVPVFSINDRFSLCQEDASYSLTLEVQTAIDNLLLQSDVPIDLLDVDKNSAVVSFSECDSEPNGNFLLATYRCQANTTRLELKVRSIEGQYGTLQAYVTPRLQPKTCQVRQYQIKPLSLHQRTHSIDHSRPMNTLRLVGQFSFAEIHSWVVFCLPEVPEKTPAGENITFYFQNTFLGTQLEASYCKGEGNFKSDNISTISILKDVLSKEATKRKINLNISYEVNEDSVSHTLKMIHPKLECQLLLAKKVQLIEALKELQVHEGNADFLIPEYRNILDDSARLLEEYKKQPAHLERLYGMITDLFIDKFKFKGQNVKTKVSQLLEILDNYDLNSLVDFFNDA, encoded by the exons ATGGAGCTCAATTTAAAGCATGTTGATTACCTGCAG GTTGGAGTGACTTCTCCGAAAACGATGAAAATTTTACCTGCAGTGGGCCGTAAAGCAACACAAAAG gTTGCTGTTGCAGATCATGATGGAGTGGTCAACTGTTTCGGGATGAAAAAGGGAGAGGCGGTT CCTGTATTCAGAAGTCTCCCTGGACAGAAGATCTCCAGGCTGGAGCTGGGAGGTGCATTAGGAACACCACAGGAGAAGATCTTTGTATGCTCAGGTTCTGAGGTTAGGGGTTACACCAAAAAGGGCAAACAGTTCCTCTCTTTTGGGGCCAATCTGACAGAGAGCATCAACGCCAT GCGTGTTTCTGGGTCGGACCTTTTTGTCTGTGCCAGCTACATTTACAACCACTACTGTGACTGCAAAGACCAGGACTATTTTCTATCAGGGGACAAGATCAATGACATTGTGTGTTTACCGGTGGAGACTGTGGGGCGTACAGTGCCTGTTCTGGCGTGCCAGGATCGAGTACTGCGCATATTACAG GGTTCAGAGCTGCTGTATGCTTTTGAGATCTCCGGCCCGCCGTCTGTTCTGGAGCCTCATAACAGAGATGGAG GTAAGGACGGAGAGGAAGTGCTTTATGGAACGGCTGATGGCAAAATGGGTTTAGTACAGTTAAGCCGTTCAGCTCCTCTCCCTAAGTGGGAGGTGggcaatgaaaagaaaaaaggag GCATTCTGTGCATCGATACGTTCGACATCTTGGGTGACGGTGTAAAAGACATCCTGGTCGGGAGAGATGATGGAGCGGTCGAGATCTACGGACTGGACAACTCTAATGAGCCTACGTTGCGTTTTGAGACC GTGTTGACTGAAAGTGTTACATCGATCCAGGGAGGGTGTGTAGGAAAGGAGTCCTATGATGAGGTCGTCACGACAACATACACAG GTTGGGTATCAGGTCTCAGCACAGAGCCTCAGCAGATGGAGGCAGGACCGGGGGACGAGGTGAAAATGAGCCGAGAGACCCAGGCCAAGGTGGTTGCTCTCAG GGCCGAGCTGGAGCAGCTGCAGGTCAAGGTGATGCAGGGACGGGAAAAATACCAGCAGAGCTCGCAGTCTAACACAGCTGTATCCACTGTGCCGGTCTTTAGCATCAATGACAGGTTCTCTCTGTGCCAAGAGGATGCCAGCTACAGCCTTACGCTGGAAGTGCAGACTGCGATTGATAACCTGCTGCTACAG AGTGATGTTCCTATAGACTTGCTGGATGTGGATAAGAACTCAGCAGTGGTTAGTTTCAGCGAATGTGATTCAGAG CCAAATGGGAATTTCCTCCTTGCCACATACAGATGCCAGGCTAACACCACAAGGCTGGAACTGAAG GTGAGGTCAATTGAGGGTCAGTACGGGACGCTTCAGGCCTACGTAACCCCACGGCTGCAGCCTAAAACCTGCCAAGTGCGTCAGTACCAGATCAAACCGCTCTCGCTCCACCAGAGGACCCACAGCATTGATCACAGCAG GCCTATGAATACCTTGAGGCTTGTGGGGCAGTTCAGCTTTGCAGAGATCCACTCATGGGTTGTGTTCTGCCTGCCTGAGGTGCCTGAGAAAACGCCAGCAGGAGAAAACATCACCTTCTACTTTCAAAACACTTTCCTGGGAACTCAGCTTGAGGCAAGCTACTG caaaGGTGAAGGGAATTTTAAATCAGATAACATATCCACTATATCCATCCTCAAAGATGTTCTCTCTAAGGAGGCCACAAAGCGCAAAATCAATCTAAACATTTCTTACG AAGTGAATGAAGATTCTGTGAGCCATACACTGAAGATGATTCATCCTAAGCTTGAGTGTCAGCTCTTGTTGGCCAAAAAGGTTCAGCTTATTGAGGCTTTGAAG GAGTTGCAAGTGCATGAAGGAAATGCAGATTTTCTGATTCCAGAGTATCGCAATATACTTGACGATTCTGCTCGTCTGTTAGAAGAATATAAAAAACAGCCAGCTCACCTGGAAAGATTATACG GCATGATAACAGACCTCTTCATTGACAAGTTCAAATTCAAAGGGCAAAATGTCAAGACGAAGGTTTCACAGCTCCTTGAAATATTAGACAACTACGATCTGAACTCTTTGGTGGACTTTTTCAATGACGCTTAA
- the bbs7 gene encoding Bardet-Biedl syndrome 7 protein isoform X2, translated as MKILPAVGRKATQKVAVADHDGVVNCFGMKKGEAVPVFRSLPGQKISRLELGGALGTPQEKIFVCSGSEVRGYTKKGKQFLSFGANLTESINAMRVSGSDLFVCASYIYNHYCDCKDQDYFLSGDKINDIVCLPVETVGRTVPVLACQDRVLRILQGSELLYAFEISGPPSVLEPHNRDGGKDGEEVLYGTADGKMGLVQLSRSAPLPKWEVGNEKKKGGILCIDTFDILGDGVKDILVGRDDGAVEIYGLDNSNEPTLRFETVLTESVTSIQGGCVGKESYDEVVTTTYTGWVSGLSTEPQQMEAGPGDEVKMSRETQAKVVALRAELEQLQVKVMQGREKYQQSSQSNTAVSTVPVFSINDRFSLCQEDASYSLTLEVQTAIDNLLLQSDVPIDLLDVDKNSAVVSFSECDSEPNGNFLLATYRCQANTTRLELKVRSIEGQYGTLQAYVTPRLQPKTCQVRQYQIKPLSLHQRTHSIDHSRPMNTLRLVGQFSFAEIHSWVVFCLPEVPEKTPAGENITFYFQNTFLGTQLEASYCKGEGNFKSDNISTISILKDVLSKEATKRKINLNISYEVNEDSVSHTLKMIHPKLECQLLLAKKVQLIEALKELQVHEGNADFLIPEYRNILDDSARLLEEYKKQPAHLERLYGMITDLFIDKFKFKGQNVKTKVSQLLEILDNYDLNSLVDFFNDA; from the exons ATGAAAATTTTACCTGCAGTGGGCCGTAAAGCAACACAAAAG gTTGCTGTTGCAGATCATGATGGAGTGGTCAACTGTTTCGGGATGAAAAAGGGAGAGGCGGTT CCTGTATTCAGAAGTCTCCCTGGACAGAAGATCTCCAGGCTGGAGCTGGGAGGTGCATTAGGAACACCACAGGAGAAGATCTTTGTATGCTCAGGTTCTGAGGTTAGGGGTTACACCAAAAAGGGCAAACAGTTCCTCTCTTTTGGGGCCAATCTGACAGAGAGCATCAACGCCAT GCGTGTTTCTGGGTCGGACCTTTTTGTCTGTGCCAGCTACATTTACAACCACTACTGTGACTGCAAAGACCAGGACTATTTTCTATCAGGGGACAAGATCAATGACATTGTGTGTTTACCGGTGGAGACTGTGGGGCGTACAGTGCCTGTTCTGGCGTGCCAGGATCGAGTACTGCGCATATTACAG GGTTCAGAGCTGCTGTATGCTTTTGAGATCTCCGGCCCGCCGTCTGTTCTGGAGCCTCATAACAGAGATGGAG GTAAGGACGGAGAGGAAGTGCTTTATGGAACGGCTGATGGCAAAATGGGTTTAGTACAGTTAAGCCGTTCAGCTCCTCTCCCTAAGTGGGAGGTGggcaatgaaaagaaaaaaggag GCATTCTGTGCATCGATACGTTCGACATCTTGGGTGACGGTGTAAAAGACATCCTGGTCGGGAGAGATGATGGAGCGGTCGAGATCTACGGACTGGACAACTCTAATGAGCCTACGTTGCGTTTTGAGACC GTGTTGACTGAAAGTGTTACATCGATCCAGGGAGGGTGTGTAGGAAAGGAGTCCTATGATGAGGTCGTCACGACAACATACACAG GTTGGGTATCAGGTCTCAGCACAGAGCCTCAGCAGATGGAGGCAGGACCGGGGGACGAGGTGAAAATGAGCCGAGAGACCCAGGCCAAGGTGGTTGCTCTCAG GGCCGAGCTGGAGCAGCTGCAGGTCAAGGTGATGCAGGGACGGGAAAAATACCAGCAGAGCTCGCAGTCTAACACAGCTGTATCCACTGTGCCGGTCTTTAGCATCAATGACAGGTTCTCTCTGTGCCAAGAGGATGCCAGCTACAGCCTTACGCTGGAAGTGCAGACTGCGATTGATAACCTGCTGCTACAG AGTGATGTTCCTATAGACTTGCTGGATGTGGATAAGAACTCAGCAGTGGTTAGTTTCAGCGAATGTGATTCAGAG CCAAATGGGAATTTCCTCCTTGCCACATACAGATGCCAGGCTAACACCACAAGGCTGGAACTGAAG GTGAGGTCAATTGAGGGTCAGTACGGGACGCTTCAGGCCTACGTAACCCCACGGCTGCAGCCTAAAACCTGCCAAGTGCGTCAGTACCAGATCAAACCGCTCTCGCTCCACCAGAGGACCCACAGCATTGATCACAGCAG GCCTATGAATACCTTGAGGCTTGTGGGGCAGTTCAGCTTTGCAGAGATCCACTCATGGGTTGTGTTCTGCCTGCCTGAGGTGCCTGAGAAAACGCCAGCAGGAGAAAACATCACCTTCTACTTTCAAAACACTTTCCTGGGAACTCAGCTTGAGGCAAGCTACTG caaaGGTGAAGGGAATTTTAAATCAGATAACATATCCACTATATCCATCCTCAAAGATGTTCTCTCTAAGGAGGCCACAAAGCGCAAAATCAATCTAAACATTTCTTACG AAGTGAATGAAGATTCTGTGAGCCATACACTGAAGATGATTCATCCTAAGCTTGAGTGTCAGCTCTTGTTGGCCAAAAAGGTTCAGCTTATTGAGGCTTTGAAG GAGTTGCAAGTGCATGAAGGAAATGCAGATTTTCTGATTCCAGAGTATCGCAATATACTTGACGATTCTGCTCGTCTGTTAGAAGAATATAAAAAACAGCCAGCTCACCTGGAAAGATTATACG GCATGATAACAGACCTCTTCATTGACAAGTTCAAATTCAAAGGGCAAAATGTCAAGACGAAGGTTTCACAGCTCCTTGAAATATTAGACAACTACGATCTGAACTCTTTGGTGGACTTTTTCAATGACGCTTAA